A single genomic interval of Microbacterium hydrocarbonoxydans harbors:
- a CDS encoding GMC oxidoreductase encodes MRKTEAAGREAEFDEDVVIVGSGFGGSVAALRLVEKGYRVRVYEAGRRFEDADFARTNWNVRRYLWAPGIGCYGIQRIHRLPHVMILAGAGVGGGSLNYANTLYQPGAAFFTDPQWREIADWESELAPHYATAKRMLGVVETYPHTGPVERIMAGAAEDLGVGDTFRRAPVGVWFGRPGERVADPFFGGEGPERTGCTLCGNCMVGCRVGAKNTLMKNYLPLAERRGAVIEALRTVTEVRELPEGGFAVTTQRSGAWIRHGRHTVHARQVVLAAGTWGTQQLLHRMRRDGALPRVSSAIGRLTRTNSEALDGAVATRVPASLELARGVAITTSFHVDERTHVENVRYGPGSNLMGALASILVPGDSGIAVRLLRLVARAVRAPVRQLRLGSLRRWSERGIIALVMQTEDNSLTLSLRRRWGRTVMTSAQGHGGPNPSHLPQAHRAAEAIAARMQQESGVPAEARGSWPEVFGIPLTAHFLGGAVISDSPDTGVVDRYHRVWGHPGLHVVDGAAVPANPGVNPSLTITALAERAMSYWPRSGEVDPRPAP; translated from the coding sequence ATGAGGAAGACGGAGGCGGCCGGCCGGGAGGCGGAGTTCGACGAGGACGTCGTGATCGTCGGCTCCGGCTTCGGCGGTTCGGTGGCGGCGCTGCGGCTGGTCGAGAAGGGCTACCGGGTGCGCGTGTATGAGGCGGGGCGACGCTTCGAGGATGCGGACTTCGCACGGACGAACTGGAACGTGCGCCGGTACCTCTGGGCGCCGGGCATCGGCTGCTACGGCATCCAGCGCATCCATCGCCTGCCGCACGTGATGATCCTCGCGGGTGCGGGGGTCGGCGGCGGATCGCTCAACTACGCGAACACGCTCTATCAGCCGGGCGCGGCCTTCTTCACGGATCCGCAGTGGCGGGAGATCGCGGATTGGGAGAGCGAACTCGCGCCGCACTACGCGACAGCCAAGCGCATGCTGGGCGTCGTGGAGACGTACCCGCACACGGGCCCCGTCGAGCGCATCATGGCGGGTGCCGCCGAGGACCTCGGCGTCGGCGACACATTCCGGCGCGCGCCGGTGGGCGTGTGGTTCGGCCGACCGGGCGAACGCGTCGCCGACCCGTTCTTCGGCGGAGAGGGCCCGGAGCGCACCGGCTGCACCCTGTGCGGCAACTGCATGGTCGGATGCCGGGTCGGCGCCAAGAACACCCTCATGAAGAACTACCTGCCGCTCGCCGAGAGACGCGGCGCGGTCATCGAGGCGCTGCGCACGGTCACGGAGGTGCGGGAGCTGCCCGAGGGCGGCTTCGCCGTCACCACGCAGCGCAGCGGCGCGTGGATCCGGCACGGGCGGCATACCGTCCATGCCCGCCAGGTCGTGCTCGCAGCAGGCACCTGGGGCACCCAGCAGCTGCTGCATCGGATGCGACGAGACGGCGCGCTTCCTCGGGTCTCCTCGGCGATCGGTCGCCTGACACGGACCAACTCCGAGGCGCTCGACGGCGCCGTCGCCACCCGGGTCCCCGCGTCTCTGGAGCTTGCTCGAGGCGTCGCGATCACGACCTCGTTCCATGTCGATGAGCGCACGCACGTCGAGAACGTGCGCTACGGACCCGGTTCGAATCTGATGGGCGCGCTCGCGTCGATCCTCGTCCCCGGAGACTCGGGAATCGCGGTCCGGCTTCTCAGACTGGTCGCACGAGCGGTGCGGGCGCCGGTGCGACAGCTCCGGCTCGGATCGCTGCGGCGATGGAGCGAGCGCGGGATCATCGCCCTGGTCATGCAGACCGAGGACAACTCCCTCACGCTGTCACTGCGTCGGCGATGGGGTCGGACGGTGATGACGAGCGCGCAGGGCCACGGAGGACCCAATCCGTCGCACCTGCCGCAGGCCCACCGTGCCGCGGAAGCGATCGCGGCCCGGATGCAGCAGGAGAGCGGCGTGCCCGCCGAGGCCAGGGGGTCGTGGCCCGAGGTCTTCGGCATCCCGCTGACCGCGCACTTCCTGGGCGGCGCCGTGATCTCCGACTCGCCCGACACGGGAGTCGTCGATCGCTACCACCGGGTCTGGGGACACCCGGGGCTGCACGTGGTCGATGGAGCTGCCGTCCCCGCGAACCCCGGCGTGAACCCGTCGCTGACGATCACGGCGCTCGCGGAGAGGGCCATGTCGTATTGGCCCCGGTCCGGCGAGGTCGATCCGCGCCCCGCGCCCTGA
- a CDS encoding 3-hydroxyacyl-CoA dehydrogenase NAD-binding domain-containing protein, which yields MAHSVSEQYANVDFSPIQALTEGEVITHSPVRDIRLASGKVLALITLDNGRDHTRPNTLGPATLTALGETLDALASRAAAGEIQAVGITGKQYILAAGADLSDISKVGSRDNARLIAQLGHKVLGKLGELGVPSFAFVNGLALGGGLEIALNSSYRTVDSSAAAIALPEVFLGIIPGWGGAYLLPNLIGIENALEVVISNPLKQNRMLKPQQAFDLGIVDAIFPAANYLENSLAWADAVLGGKKVERRNEPGKMERLTKWPIAVKMARGMLESKIGTVPKSPYAALELLDKAKSGTKAEGFAREDEALADLVTGDQFAASMYAFDLVQKRAKRPVGAPDKQLAKKVTKVGIIGAGLMASQFALLFVRKLQVPVLITDLDQARVDKGVAYIHEEIGKLEAKGRLDADSANKLRALVTGTTDKSLYADCDFVIEAVFEEVGVKQQVFGEIEKIIAEDAILATNTSSLSVEEIGAKLAHPERLVGFHFFNPVAVMPLIEIVKTPVTSEAALSTAFVVAKNLGKNAVLTADAPGFVVNRLLAKVMGEAARAVYEGTPIADVEKAFAPLGLPMGPFQLIDLVGWKVAAHVQDTMATAFSDRFYANENFHALAELDAVVEKDKGGRVTGWTKQAEKLLKPAVGKNPASAATILQRVQDGLASEIKLMLDEGVVPEVEDIDLCLILGAGWPFIDGGASPYLDREGASQRAFGGDFHTPQIRGIESR from the coding sequence ATGGCACACTCGGTCTCCGAACAGTACGCGAACGTCGACTTCTCCCCCATCCAGGCGCTGACCGAGGGCGAGGTGATCACGCACTCGCCGGTCCGTGACATCCGCCTCGCCTCCGGCAAGGTGCTCGCCCTGATCACGCTCGACAACGGACGCGATCACACCCGCCCCAACACGCTGGGACCCGCGACGCTCACCGCGCTCGGCGAGACGCTCGACGCTCTCGCCAGCCGCGCCGCCGCCGGGGAGATCCAGGCGGTGGGCATCACCGGCAAGCAGTACATCCTCGCCGCCGGTGCCGACCTGTCCGACATCAGCAAGGTCGGCTCGCGCGACAACGCCCGCCTCATCGCCCAACTCGGACACAAGGTGCTCGGCAAGCTCGGCGAGCTGGGTGTCCCCTCGTTCGCCTTCGTGAACGGACTCGCCCTCGGCGGCGGGCTGGAGATCGCCCTGAACTCCAGCTACCGCACGGTCGACTCCTCCGCGGCCGCGATCGCGCTGCCCGAGGTCTTCCTGGGCATCATCCCCGGTTGGGGTGGCGCGTACCTGCTGCCGAACCTCATCGGCATCGAGAACGCGCTCGAGGTCGTCATCTCCAATCCGCTCAAGCAGAACAGGATGCTGAAGCCGCAGCAGGCGTTCGATCTCGGGATCGTCGACGCGATCTTCCCGGCCGCGAACTACCTCGAGAACTCGCTCGCCTGGGCCGATGCAGTACTCGGCGGCAAGAAGGTCGAGCGCCGCAACGAGCCGGGCAAGATGGAGCGGCTCACCAAGTGGCCGATCGCCGTCAAGATGGCGCGCGGCATGCTCGAGTCGAAGATCGGCACCGTTCCGAAGTCGCCGTACGCGGCGCTCGAGCTGCTCGACAAGGCCAAGAGCGGTACGAAGGCGGAGGGCTTCGCCCGTGAGGACGAAGCGCTCGCGGATCTCGTCACCGGCGACCAGTTCGCCGCATCCATGTACGCGTTCGACCTGGTGCAGAAGCGCGCGAAGCGCCCCGTCGGCGCGCCGGACAAGCAGCTGGCCAAGAAGGTCACGAAGGTCGGCATCATCGGTGCGGGCCTCATGGCCAGCCAGTTCGCCCTCCTGTTCGTGCGCAAGCTCCAGGTGCCGGTCCTGATCACGGATCTGGATCAGGCGCGCGTCGACAAGGGAGTGGCCTACATCCACGAGGAGATCGGCAAGCTCGAGGCGAAGGGCCGCCTCGACGCGGACTCCGCCAACAAGCTCCGTGCGCTCGTGACCGGCACCACCGACAAGAGCCTCTACGCGGACTGCGACTTCGTCATCGAGGCCGTGTTCGAGGAGGTCGGCGTCAAGCAGCAGGTGTTCGGCGAGATCGAGAAGATCATCGCCGAGGACGCGATCCTCGCGACGAACACCTCGTCGCTGTCGGTCGAGGAGATCGGCGCGAAGCTCGCTCACCCCGAGCGCCTCGTCGGGTTCCACTTCTTCAACCCTGTCGCCGTGATGCCTCTCATCGAGATCGTCAAGACGCCCGTGACCTCCGAGGCCGCGCTGTCGACGGCCTTCGTTGTGGCGAAGAATCTGGGCAAGAACGCGGTGCTGACCGCCGACGCCCCCGGCTTCGTCGTCAACCGCCTCCTCGCCAAGGTCATGGGAGAAGCCGCTCGTGCGGTCTACGAGGGCACACCGATCGCCGACGTCGAGAAGGCCTTCGCTCCCCTCGGGTTGCCGATGGGGCCGTTCCAGCTCATCGACCTCGTCGGCTGGAAGGTCGCCGCCCACGTGCAGGACACCATGGCGACCGCGTTCTCCGACCGGTTCTACGCCAACGAGAACTTCCACGCTCTCGCTGAGCTCGATGCGGTCGTCGAGAAGGACAAGGGCGGACGGGTGACCGGCTGGACCAAGCAGGCCGAGAAGCTCCTCAAGCCCGCCGTCGGCAAGAATCCCGCATCCGCGGCGACGATCCTGCAGCGCGTGCAGGACGGTCTCGCGAGCGAGATCAAGCTGATGCTCGACGAGGGCGTGGTGCCAGAGGTCGAGGACATCGACCTCTGCCTCATCCTCGGCGCCGGCTGGCCGTTCATCGACGGCGGCGCCTCGCCGTACCTCGATCGCGAAGGTGCCTCGCAGCGCGCATTCGGCGGAGACTTCCACACCCCGCAGATCCGCGGCATCGAGAGCCGCTGA